Genomic DNA from Filimonas effusa:
GCATACTTCCAGGATCACATCGGGGTGTTCTGCTATTAGTTCCCAGCGGCCGTGCAAGCCGGTGAGTTTTTTTACATGCATTAATGCGTGTTGCAGATGAAGATCGGTTATGTGCCATCCTTGTTGCCGCAAGTGATCTACTGCGGTTAGAACAGATAAGATATTTTTAGTTTGATAGATGCCTGGGAGGTCGAGCGTAAAAGTTTTACGTTCGTCGTTCGATAAATGCGCTACTGTGAGTTGTAAATGGTGGCGCTGGTAGTGCCAATCGCTTACATAATACTTATGCGGTGCGAAGGTGACAGGCGCTTCGAGTTTGGCTGCGTGTTGTTCGAATACGGGCTGTGTTTCGGGGATTATTTCGCCTATGATAACGGGGATATGCGGTTTTATAATACCTGCTTTTTCCGAAGCTATCAGTGGTAAGGTGTCACCCAGCAACTGCATGTGATCGTAGCCTATGTTAGTGATGATACTTAGTTCCGGGGTTATAACGTTGGTGCTGTCGAGGCGGCCACCGAGTCCGGTTTCTATGATAGCAATATCCACCTGTTCTTTTGCGAACCATTCAAATGCCATTGCTACGGTGATTTCGAAGAAGGAAGGTTCGATCTTTTCTATGGTGGGGATAATGCGTTGCGTGAAATCGATGACGAACTGTTCGCTGCATAATTGTCCATTGATCCTGATACGTTCCCTGAAATCCTTAAGATGGGGTGAGGTGTAAAGGCCGGTTTTGTAACCGGCGGTTTGTAAAATTGCTGCCAGGGAATGGCTTACCGAGCCTTTTCCGTTGGTACCTGCAATATGAATTGTTTTCAGTTTCTTATGCGGGTTGCCCAGTGCCTCGCAAAGGGCGAGTGTATTGTTAAGGTCTTTTTTAAAAGCTGATGCTCCCAGTTTGCTGAACATAGGGAGTTTTTCGAAAAGGTATTCGAGCGTTTGTTCGTAATTCATATCGTTGAATTACGCAAATTTAGCGGGCGGAGGTGATTGTTTGTGTTTTTAAGCCTGTTATTGTTTCTACTTTGCTTTGAGGTGCTAATTCAAATGTTTGAAGTCTGCTTATACTAGTGATCACCCGGCCTTGTTTGGGGCTTAGCCTTTTAGTTTGAAGTCGAAGACGATGGTTCCTGCCTGCTGATCGGCGGAGCCTTCGTTGAATTTCAACTGCAATGCTTTTTTGCGTGCGATATTGCGGATGTTGGCGTTGGTTGTGGTGGTGCCTTTGGGGTTGATGTTGGCGCTTGTAACCACCCCTGATCTATTGACTATAACGTCTACCGCTACTTTAGCATTTTCGTTGAAGTCGTCTTCGAAAGAGGGGAAGCGTGTGAACCTGCGGCCTTGTAAGCCGCTTCTGATGGCGACGCCGCTTTTACCTGTGCCGCCATTGCCCGTATAGCTATCTGAATTGGGATTGCCGTTGGGTTTACCCTGATCGCCGTGGCCGCCTGCTATGCCCTGGTTGCGTACGCCATTGTAGCTGTCGGCATTGTTGCCTCCTGTTCCCTGGGCGGTGCCGCCTCCGTATAAAGCTTTTGGCTTGGGTGGTTTGGGAGTTGCTACGGCTGGTTTATTATTGTTTTTAGCGGGTGCTTTTACTGTTGTGGTACGTGTTGCTTTGGGCTTTTCTACTGGTTTTGGGGAAGCATTTACAGGGGTAGCATCGGCAACATTGTTATCTTCCTCCATTTTAGTATCGCTGGTTTCGTCGGCCTGCGACGGGGGTACTGGTGTTGCTTCGGACTGGGGATTGGCTTCCAGGGCGGGATCGCCGGGTACCTGGGGAGGGATATCGCCCAGACCTTCATCGCTGTTGCCCAGGTTTACTTCGATACCTTCATCTATAACAGGAGGTTGTACCTGTGGTAAGGTCCAGCTAACGAAAAACAGCATTAATGCCATCAGGCCACAGATACCTATGGTGATGCCCAATGCTTTCATATTTTTCTGTGTTTCAAAATTTGCTTCCATACCTGTTACTGTACAAAATGAATGGTATTCAAACCCTTAATGAATAAAAATTATTCACAAGTTAGAAATCTATTCGTTAAAAAGGAGATAATGTGACAAAATCTTTAGTACAGGTCGCAGGCGAAACGAATGATGGTACCTATTACCACCAGCAGGAAGAAGATGCGGATAAAGCGGTTTCCTTTCAGCAGTGCGAGTCGGGTTCCAATAAAGGAGCCGGTGATATTACAAGCTGCCATGGGTAAGGCATACTGGTAGAGGATATGGCCTGTGGAGCTGAAATAAAGGATAGATGCCAGGTTGGTGGCGAGGTTGACAATTTTGGCGTGGGCGCTTGCGTGCAGGAAATCCTGTCCGAGGATGGCTATGAATACGAGGATGAGAAAGCTGCCGGTGCCGGGGCCGATGAAGCCGTCGTAAAAGCCTATGATGAGTCCGAGTAAAGCGCCGTACCATAAGCGGTGTGCGGGAATTTTATCGTTGTGTTCCTGTTGTCCGAATTTTTTATTAGCGTAGGTATAAATGGCTACGCCTATGAGGAGCAGGAGGATAACAGGTTTGAGTATGTGGTTGCTGAGGGAGCTGGCCATACGTGATCCGCCGAGGGCTGCGAGGAAAGCTACGGTGGCAATAGAGAACAAGAGTTTATAATTGAGCTGTACCCTGCGTGAATATTGCCAGGCTGCAATGCTGGTGCCTGCAAATGAAGGGATTTTGGTGGTGCCTAATAGGGTGGCTACCTGGTAATCGGGCAGGATGATAAGGATGGCGGGTGTTTGAATTAATCCGCCTCCGCCTACGATGGCATCGATAAAGCCGGCTGCAAATGAAGCCAGGCACAAGAATATGAATGTCAAAATAAAAAGATTGAAATACGTCCCGAAGATATAAGAACTGTATGGCTTTGTTCGTTTAAATTCTACATTTGAAATCAATAAACGGGCATGAGTGATCTCTTCAGCATCAAATTAACTGCCTGGATCAGGCGAAACACCGGTGTACTGCTAATTGTATTCTTTATCTTATATGCTCTTTCTGTATTCATCAATATGGGTATTTACCAGTTAATGGCGGAGGAGCCCCGGCGAGGAACTGTTTCTTTCGAGATGTATTTCTATGACAGTTTTGTGCATCCCACACTCATGGGGGTTGCCTATTATAATAAGCCGCCTTTGTTCAACTGGTTGCTGATAGGCCTGTTTAAAGTGCTGCATAGTTATAGTGAGTGGGTGGTGCGGCTGCCTTCGCTGCTATCGATGATCGCTATTGGTATTTTGTTGTATCGTTTTACTGTTGAGCTGATGGGGCGTAAAGTTGCTGTTTATGCTACGCTTATCATGCTTACGTTTGTTGATGTTTATTTTTATGCTACTTATAACGGCGGGGAGATCGATCTTTTTTATGCTTTGCTGGTGATATGCCAGTTGTTTCCGCTGATCAATTACTATATGGGTAAAACCAATGCTTACAATGCCTTAGTGCTTTCGTACGGGTTTATGGCGCTGGGTTGTTTGACGAAGGGGCTGCCTTCTTTGCTTTTCCAGGGGGCGACTTTGTTTTTGCTGGCGTTGTACCAGCGTTCTCCGAAAATATTGTTCAGCATGGCTCATGCTGCGGGACTGGCTACGGCTGCAGTTGTGATAGGTTGTTACCTTTATGCGTTCAGCCGGCAGGATCATATAGGTATTTTGCTTGCTACGCAAATTGATGAAGCGGCGGATAAAAGTGCAGCCGGGGCGCGGCAGGAGCGGTTATGGTCTGAGACGCTGCAATACCCGTTATTGCTTATAAAGGGGATGCTGCCCTGGTCGTTATCGTTGCTGCTGCTGGTTAAAATGCCGTTTTCGCATTTGAAGAATAAAGGATTGGGTTTTATCGTTGCGCTGATAGGTATCAATATTCCTGTGTATTGGTTTACGGGTATTCCCAAGCTTCGTTATATCTATCCCCTGATGCCGTTTTTTGCTATCGTGTTTGCCTGGATCATTTACCGATTTGAGACCGGGAAGCGGAGGTATGAGAAGCCTGTATTGGCGGGAGTGATCGTTATCATGATCACAGGAGTAGCCGGGCAACTGGCTTTGACGGGATATATGCAGCAGTGGTGGGGATTGGTGCCGGGTTTAGCGCTGGGGGTTATTACCTTGCTGGTATGGCGTAACAGGCTGGCGTTGCGAAATTTTAAAGCTATTGTTGTATTACTGGCGGTGGTATTGGTAACGGGCAGGTTCTTTTTTTCGATGGTGATCGTACCTTATGCGGATGTTAATGCGGCAGTTGATCACAGGCATATCATGGAGCAGATAGATTCTATTACAGGCGGGAAGGGGTGTTGGTATTATGCGGCAGAGACAACAAGGGAGCTGAGACCTTTACCCGGCGGATATGAAGGAGATACCATACCTGTTGCGCCGGCTGTTCCTTACCAACTGCCTTATTATTATAATAAACAGTTTGCGCGGCCGCTTGTACATAGCAGTTCAGCTACAGCGGGTGATTTTTACCTGGCAAAGAGCGTTGCGCTACCCGATGATATTGCGGTTGCCATTGAACAGCGTTTTGAGCATGTGCAAGGGGATGATGATTATGTACTTTTTCGTGTAGCGGATAATAAAACTGCCGGTAGTATTGGTGATACTACCGGCAGAGATGCGTTGCCGGTTGAGAACGCCGGGGAAATGCCTTACTAAGCTTTGCAGCTAGTGGGCGAAGTCCAGTGCGTAGTTGCCTTTGATACGTTCTATAGGTGGGTTAAAGTAACCGAATTTAACGTTAGGGAATTCTTCGCGGATCAATTCCATCATTTGTTTAATGCCCAGGCATTCACCGGGTTCGGTAACGCCTATTTGTGCCAGGTACCAGTCGGGGTCGATGTTGAAATTGCGCCACTGGATCATGGTAAGGTCTGTTTCCTTTATGAGTTTGCGTAATGCTTCATATTCTTCGACGGTGTCGGTCATGCCTGGGAATACGAAGTAGTTGATGCTGGCCCATCCTCCGAAGCTGCGTACTACTTTGAGGCTTTCGATGATATCTTCGAACTGGTAGTTATTGGGGCGGTAATAGGGCGTATAAATATGTTTCTGTGCCGAGTTGGTGCTGACCCTGATGCTGTCGAGGCCTGCTTCGCACAGGGCTTTTACCGCTGCGGGGTTGGAGCCGTTGGTGTTTATGTTTATACTGCCTTTGGGTGTATGCTTACGCATTTCGATAATAGAATCGCGGATGGTGGGCCACATGAGCAATGGTTCACCTTCGCAGCCTTGTCCGAAGCTTACGATAGGGTAGGGAGCGTTCATGAGGTGTGGCACTGTGAATTCTACTATTTCTTCAGGGGAGGGTTTAAATGTAAGCCTGTCCTGTGTGGATACGATTGTTTCTTCTTCGGGCTGGAAGGAGATACAGCCGAGGCAGTTGGCGTTGCAGGCGGGTGAAGCCGGAACGGGGCATTCCCAGCGTCCGAGTGCAAAGTTGCGTGCGGCGGGGCATTGATACGTTTGGCAGCAGTTGTCCATGAGGTGTTTTACCAGCCTGTTATGCGGGTAGGCCTCCAGCAGTTGTCTGGTGCCGGCGTTTACTTTATCCTGGTCGTATCCGGCGCATTCCTGCCTGATGTCCTGTTCGATGCGCACGGCGGTAACGTAGAATGTATCGTTGTACCAGGCGGCGGCGGTATAGCAGAAGAGGGGGAGTGTGGGGGCATCGGGCGCTGTTTCATAAGCGGCCAGGAAGAGGCCGGTATGAGCGGGTGGGATAAAGGCTGCTACGGCCCATCCTTTTTCGCAAAGCCTCATTTCTCCTGTTTTCACGTCGATGCCGATACCTCTGCGGCCTGGCAGTTCATATAAGTTACCTCCTTCGGGCAGGGGGATCCAGTC
This window encodes:
- a CDS encoding radical SAM protein; protein product: MIESPFLLYSDGAGNIFEDTSLYAVGRAGWDAYPVPVEDWIPLPEGGNLYELPGRRGIGIDVKTGEMRLCEKGWAVAAFIPPAHTGLFLAAYETAPDAPTLPLFCYTAAAWYNDTFYVTAVRIEQDIRQECAGYDQDKVNAGTRQLLEAYPHNRLVKHLMDNCCQTYQCPAARNFALGRWECPVPASPACNANCLGCISFQPEEETIVSTQDRLTFKPSPEEIVEFTVPHLMNAPYPIVSFGQGCEGEPLLMWPTIRDSIIEMRKHTPKGSININTNGSNPAAVKALCEAGLDSIRVSTNSAQKHIYTPYYRPNNYQFEDIIESLKVVRSFGGWASINYFVFPGMTDTVEEYEALRKLIKETDLTMIQWRNFNIDPDWYLAQIGVTEPGECLGIKQMMELIREEFPNVKFGYFNPPIERIKGNYALDFAH
- a CDS encoding bifunctional folylpolyglutamate synthase/dihydrofolate synthase; its protein translation is MNYEQTLEYLFEKLPMFSKLGASAFKKDLNNTLALCEALGNPHKKLKTIHIAGTNGKGSVSHSLAAILQTAGYKTGLYTSPHLKDFRERIRINGQLCSEQFVIDFTQRIIPTIEKIEPSFFEITVAMAFEWFAKEQVDIAIIETGLGGRLDSTNVITPELSIITNIGYDHMQLLGDTLPLIASEKAGIIKPHIPVIIGEIIPETQPVFEQHAAKLEAPVTFAPHKYYVSDWHYQRHHLQLTVAHLSNDERKTFTLDLPGIYQTKNILSVLTAVDHLRQQGWHITDLHLQHALMHVKKLTGLHGRWELIAEHPDVILEVCHNEDGVQQMLRQLELCTYNELHLVIGMVKDKDIRKVLSLLPPTAHYYFTQAQIPRALNAAELSAQAAEYELKGHTYPNVNTALQEAKTKTHKEDLIVVCGSIFLVAEVNT
- a CDS encoding ArnT family glycosyltransferase: MSDLFSIKLTAWIRRNTGVLLIVFFILYALSVFINMGIYQLMAEEPRRGTVSFEMYFYDSFVHPTLMGVAYYNKPPLFNWLLIGLFKVLHSYSEWVVRLPSLLSMIAIGILLYRFTVELMGRKVAVYATLIMLTFVDVYFYATYNGGEIDLFYALLVICQLFPLINYYMGKTNAYNALVLSYGFMALGCLTKGLPSLLFQGATLFLLALYQRSPKILFSMAHAAGLATAAVVIGCYLYAFSRQDHIGILLATQIDEAADKSAAGARQERLWSETLQYPLLLIKGMLPWSLSLLLLVKMPFSHLKNKGLGFIVALIGINIPVYWFTGIPKLRYIYPLMPFFAIVFAWIIYRFETGKRRYEKPVLAGVIVIMITGVAGQLALTGYMQQWWGLVPGLALGVITLLVWRNRLALRNFKAIVVLLAVVLVTGRFFFSMVIVPYADVNAAVDHRHIMEQIDSITGGKGCWYYAAETTRELRPLPGGYEGDTIPVAPAVPYQLPYYYNKQFARPLVHSSSATAGDFYLAKSVALPDDIAVAIEQRFEHVQGDDDYVLFRVADNKTAGSIGDTTGRDALPVENAGEMPY
- a CDS encoding sulfite exporter TauE/SafE family protein — translated: MTFIFLCLASFAAGFIDAIVGGGGLIQTPAILIILPDYQVATLLGTTKIPSFAGTSIAAWQYSRRVQLNYKLLFSIATVAFLAALGGSRMASSLSNHILKPVILLLLIGVAIYTYANKKFGQQEHNDKIPAHRLWYGALLGLIIGFYDGFIGPGTGSFLILVFIAILGQDFLHASAHAKIVNLATNLASILYFSSTGHILYQYALPMAACNITGSFIGTRLALLKGNRFIRIFFLLVVIGTIIRFACDLY